One segment of Megachile rotundata isolate GNS110a chromosome 6, iyMegRotu1, whole genome shotgun sequence DNA contains the following:
- the Iml1 gene encoding GATOR complex protein Iml1 isoform X5, with translation MKLFKLIVHQKTFSEEDLIINPKDHPGIKTGDVVEIYHPEVEFSRLLLQVTSFKEDLQGRETISVENNVATMFQLRTFGDVYMNVVNPDDVALDSVELTFKDQYLGRSEMWRLKNSLVNTCVYMNKKIEFCGGSIRCQVYEMWSQGDRVACGVITNDTKVVFRSSTSMVYLFIQMSSEMWDFDIHGDLYFEKAVNGFLADLFQKWKKNGSNHEVTIVLFSRTFHNATSLDEFPNHMRECLQHDYRGRFYEDFYRVVVQNERFEDWSNVLVQLRKLFTDYQKIVLEYHQKPGITIPKAVNSTAAQGNFLEVLNMSLNVFEKHYLDRSFDRTGQLSVVITPGVGVFEVDRELTNVTKQRIIDNGVGSDLVCVGEQPLHAVPLLKFHNKDTSINAPDDYSMPHWINLSFYSTNKKIPYSTFIPRIKLPQRVSKQPVENGKLQCKNKLLQEDPRECLHNTLFDYDAYDAQVFQLPSVHTSSSLQRVTTRTKKTSVASMETYNTAHILKLKRKMSDPDIHHPPPESHSPPATTRSAAISIPHRTDDIVTSESNGEINESRTSVKSDLTDSEISPPFRPVVGSAGSPTNAISQPSSIRPSRALINPFDPSHVTIKLTSNRRRWTHIFPKGPTGVLIQQHHYQAVPTQMCSGSHSDATSTLSGSPMEHNDISNSNQFQDHTKGKSQRLNLSLSSGDKSGHPVSSTGNKSLTLLWGATGEQEWTPALTTGVDWKSLTIPACLPITTDYFPDKRSLQNDYVVSDYNLLPDDVNTDFAQQRAIYKKPLTTAEVFKELVSQRLAQGFQLIILPQNNRNQSNTPGSNAIPAISSVMRGRQTESEPKEEYLLSIGRIFHKISLFDNCITVTRYRPRHPYPPFNIHYLYRFHAPHHDTYEVSWVSFTTEKLENYNWNYLDHYICTRGHTDFALVEALKYWRFRVFLLPLHNSATRKFLEGSTRCDIYTPLTTSEQVSFMDGFLRFIELWPNKIRRPNPSKNWNPSTLGGVPQRDPASHLTRRRHSTSLIFLTNQERHVVNTAATARTCLDTPRHVPNRSGSKVMDRGRVSPASEAVLPLALEQQQDHFDSNEDNANMELTKLKNTAPNNEILEAMKHPQTGVGFLTHHPSLPSQTFVSADAVQWLNNHIEGGVTVEGAINIMNGMIQDKLICHASGDFSKPFILGFYLYHIVQDKENQRGDYFSPLGDLQSFENEWVEVEIKAPKGWCEPTSSGTFSSVSSPMTIPSCDTIDESNVPSFLKDDLDLINCEDDRDWQAPSYKHTHLDIDINNRSDRIEWGHLRYQSIYKVDHSYELVVQWVASSGSIVADLIFVWQRKAQMCGIQMVPIPSDLLALPFTLKSDPLRGPIFIPLNTECLATNKQHLFEEFQEETHAQRLHLLQEAIVQRFGFVPCLIESTENGHQYVHMTGNAFILIPSTANTKSRPRSATNIVRRNTGQKGYPIHSEQPSPHEAYITRHVSGKNKDDYAKDKRIGFLWSWNHMVSRKWKSSSTLAGDELFQKKLIQDFRHFCSNGDNRLVQFWESCWEVKEKSCMKTT, from the exons ATGAAGCTTTTCAAGTTAATAGTACATCAGAAAACTTTTAGCGAAgaggatttaataattaatcCAAAGGATCACCCTGGTATAAAGACTGGAGATGTTGTTGAAATTTATCACCCAGAAGTTGAATTTAGTCGACTTCTTCTTCAAGTCACGTCCTTCAAGGAGGATTTACAAGGACGTGAAACTATTAGTGTGGAAAACAATGTAGCAACAATGTTCCAATTAAGAACATTTGGAGATGTTTATATGAACGTTGTAAATCCAGATGATGTTGCTTTGGATTCTGTCGAACTTACTTTTAAAGATCAATATTTGGGCCGTAGTGAAATGTGGAGACTCAAAAATAGCTTG GTTAATACTTGTGTATATATgaacaaaaaaattgaattttgtgGAGGCAGTATAAGATGTCAAGTCTATGAAATGTGGTCACAGGGTGACAGAGTTGCTTGTGGTGTTATAACTAATGACACAAAG GTTGTATTTCGTTCTTCGACGAGCATGGTGTACCTTTTTATTCAAATGAGTTCTgaaatgtgggattttgacATTCATGgtgatttatattttgaaaaagctGTCAATGGATTTTTAGCTGACTTGTTTCAAAAATGGAAAAAGAATGGTAGCAATCATGAagtaacaatagttttattCTCAAGAACATTTCATAATGCCACTAGTTTGGATGAATTTCCAAACCATATGCGTGAATGTTTACAACATGACTATAGGGGAAGATTTTATGAAGATTTCTACAGAGTAGTAGTACAAAatgaaagatttgaagattggagTAATGTGTTGGTACAATTACGAAAGCTCTTCACTGattatcaaaaaattgtatTGGAATATCATCAAAAACCAGGTATTACTATACCAAAAGCAGTGAATTCAACAGCTGCACAAGGCAACTTTTTAGAAGTTTTAAATATGTCTTTAAAtg TTTTTGAGAAGCATTATTTAGATCGTAGTTTTGATAGAACTGGTCAATTATCAGTGGTAATTACACCTGGTGTAGGTGTATTTGAAGTTGATAGAGAATTAACAAATGTAACAAAACAAAGAATCATTGATAATGGTGTTGGTAGTGATTTAGTGTGTGTTGGAGAACAGCCATTACATGCAGTTCCTTTATTAAAG TTTCATAACAAAGATACATCTATAAATGCACCTGATGATTATAGTATGCCACATTGGATAAATCTTAGTTTTTATTCAACAAACAAAAAGATTCCTTATTCAACGTTTATACCTCGTATAAAACTTCCTCAGAGAGTATCCAAACAACCAgtagaaaatggaaaattacaatgtaaaaataaactTTTACAAGAAGATCCAAGAGAATGCTTACATAATACCTTGTTTGATTATGATGCATATGATGCACAAGTTTTTCAGCTACCTTCAGTCCACACCTCAAg tagtTTGCAACGGGTTACAACAAGAACCAAAAAGACGAGTGTTGCAAGTATGGAGACATACAATACTGCACACATATTAAAACTAAAAAGAAAGATGTCAGATCCTGACATTCATCATCCACCACCTGAATCACATTCACCTCCAGCTACTACCAGAAGTGCAGCAATTTCTATACCTCATAGAACAGATGATATTGTCACCAGTGAGTCTAATGGAGAAATCAATG AGTCAAGGACGTCAGTGAAAAGCGATTTAACAGATTCTGAAATATCTCCACCATTTAGACCAGTTGTTGGCAGTGCTGGAAGTCCAACAAATGCAATATCACAACCATCAAGTATTAGACCTAGTAGAGCACTTATCAATCCTTTTGATCCATCCCATGTTACAATTAAACTTACTAGTAATAGACGAAGATGGACACATATTTTTCCCAAAG GTCCAACAGGTGTGCTTATACAGCAGCATCATTATCAAGCTGTGCCAACACAAATGTGTTCAGGGTCACATTCTGATGCTACTTCCACTTTAAGTGGATCTCCCATGGAACATAATGATATTTCTAATTCAAATCAGTTTCAAGATC ATACAAAAGGTAAATCCCAGCGGTTAAATCTTTCACTATCAAGTGGCGATAAGAGTGGACATCCAGTGTCTTCTACCGGAAATAAATCATTGACACTATTGTGGGGTGCTACTGGTGAACAAGAATGGACACCAGCACTTACAACAG GTGTAGATTGGAAGTCCTTGACCATTCCGGCATGTTTGCCAATTACCACAGATTATTTCCCAGATAAAAGGAGTCTCCAAAACGATTATGTTGTATCAGATTATAATCTTCTGCCTGATGATGTTAACACTGATTTTGCACAACAACGGGCTATCTATAAAAAGCCTTTAACAACTGCAGAAGTATTTAAAGAGCTTGTCTCACAACGATTAGCACAG GGTTTTCAATTAATTATCCTGCCACAAAATAATAGAAATCAAAGCAATACACCAGGTAGCAATGCTATTCCAGCAATAAGTTCTGTCATGCGTGGCAGGCAAACAGAATCAGAACCTAAAGAAGAATATCTATTAAGCATTGGTaggatatttcataaaatatcttTGTTTGATAACTGTATAACAGTTACTAGATATCGACCAag ACATCCTTATCCtccatttaatattcattaccTGTATCGATTTCATGCACCACATCATGACACATATGAAGTTTCTTGGGTGTCTTTTACAAcagaaaagcttgaaaattataattggaaTTATTTAGATCATTATATTTGCACTAGAGGTCATACTGATTTTGCTTTGGTAGAG GCACTTAAATATTGGAGATTTCGAGTTTTTCTACTACCCTTACACAATTCAGCAACTCGAAAGTTTTTAGAGGGATCAACAAGATGTGACATATACACACCTCTCACTACTTCCGAACAAGTTTCCTTCATGGACGGGTTTCTACGATTTATCGAATTGTGGCCGAATAAAATACGACGTCCGAATCCGAGCAAAAATTGG AATCCTTCGACTCTAGGTGGTGTACCACAGAGAGATCCCGCCTCTCACTTGACCAGACGCAGGCACAGCACGAGCCTGATTTTCCTCACTAACCAG GAGAGGCATGTAGTGAATACCGCTGCGACTGCCCGCACGTGCCTCGACACTCCTCGTCACGTGCCAAACAG GTCAGGTTCTAAAGTGATGGACAGAGGTAGGGTCTCACCAGCTAGTGAAGCTGTGTTACCACTCGCACTTGAGCAGCAACAAGATCATTTTGATTCTAACGAAGACAA TGCAAATATGGAActgacaaaattgaaaaacactGCACCAAATAATGAGATTCTAGAGGCTATGAAACATCCACAGACTGGTGTAGGGTTCCTTACACACCATCCATCTCTACCAAGTCAGACATTTGTCAGTGCAGATGCTGTGCAATGGTTAAATAATCATATAGAGGGCGGAGTAACTGTAGAAGGTGCTATTAACATCATGAAT GGTATGATACAAGACAAATTAATATGCCATGCATCAGGTGATTTTTCCAAACCgtttattttaggattttatttatatcacaTAGTGCAAGATAAAGAGAACCAAAGAG GAGATTACTTTTCGCCTCTGGGCGATTTACAAAGCTTTGAGAATGAATGGGTGGAAGTCGAAATCAAGGCACCAAAAGGGTGGTGTGAGCCTACTTCATCAGGAACGTTTTCGTCGGTGTCTTCGCCTATGACTATACCTAGCTGTGACACTATTGACGAATCAAATGTACCATCATTTCTTAAGGATGATCTAGACTTAATAAATTGTGAGGATGACAGGGACTGGCAAG ctccatcatataagcatactcaTTTAGACATCGACATAAATAATAGAAGCGACAGAATTGAGTGGGGTCATTTAAGGTACCAATCTATATACAAAGTGGATCATTCATATGAACTTGTAGTGCAATGGGTAGCATCCTCTGGTAGCATAGTTGCTGATCTC atATTCGTATGGCAACGCAAAGCTCAAATGTGTGGAATTCAAATGGTACCCATTCCCAGCGACCTATTAGCACTACCGTTCACTTTGAAGAGCGATCCTCTAAGAGGACCTATTTTTATACCATTAAACACGGAATGTCTGGCTACGAACAAACAGCATCTTTTTGAAG AATTCCAAGAAGAAACTCACGCACAAAGACTTCACCTACTTCAAGAAGCAATCGTACAACGATTTGGATTTGTTCCTTGTTTAATAGAAAGTACAGAGAACGGTCATCAGTACGTTCACATGACTGGCAATGCATTTATACTCATTCCTTCTACTGCTAACACAAAATCACGTCCACGAAGTGCTACCAATATTGTAAGACGGAATACAGGACAGAAGGGATATCCAATTCATTCTGAACAGCCTAGTCCTCATGAAGCTTATATTACTAGGCATGTTAGCGGAAAAAATAAAGATGATTACGCTAAAGATAAAAGG ATTGGATTTCTTTGGTCATGGAATCATATGGTCAGTCGGAAATGGAAATCATCATCGACCTTGGCTGGTGATGAATTATTTCAGAAAAAACTTATTCAAGATTTTAGACACTTCTGCTCGAACGGGGATAATAGATTGGTACAATTTTGGGAATCTTGTTGGGAAGTAAAAGAAAAATCATGCATGAAAACAACATAA
- the Iml1 gene encoding GATOR complex protein Iml1 isoform X1, which yields MKLFKLIVHQKTFSEEDLIINPKDHPGIKTGDVVEIYHPEVEFSRLLLQVTSFKEDLQGRETISVENNVATMFQLRTFGDVYMNVVNPDDVALDSVELTFKDQYLGRSEMWRLKNSLVNTCVYMNKKIEFCGGSIRCQVYEMWSQGDRVACGVITNDTKVVFRSSTSMVYLFIQMSSEMWDFDIHGDLYFEKAVNGFLADLFQKWKKNGSNHEVTIVLFSRTFHNATSLDEFPNHMRECLQHDYRGRFYEDFYRVVVQNERFEDWSNVLVQLRKLFTDYQKIVLEYHQKPGITIPKAVNSTAAQGNFLEVLNMSLNVFEKHYLDRSFDRTGQLSVVITPGVGVFEVDRELTNVTKQRIIDNGVGSDLVCVGEQPLHAVPLLKFHNKDTSINAPDDYSMPHWINLSFYSTNKKIPYSTFIPRIKLPQRVSKQPVENGKLQCKNKLLQEDPRECLHNTLFDYDAYDAQVFQLPSVHTSSSLQRVTTRTKKTSVASMETYNTAHILKLKRKMSDPDIHHPPPESHSPPATTRSAAISIPHRTDDIVTSESNGEINESRTSVKSDLTDSEISPPFRPVVGSAGSPTNAISQPSSIRPSRALINPFDPSHVTIKLTSNRRRWTHIFPKGPTGVLIQQHHYQAVPTQMCSGSHSDATSTLSGSPMEHNDISNSNQFQDHTKGKSQRLNLSLSSGDKSGHPVSSTGNKSLTLLWGATGEQEWTPALTTAIIGVDWKSLTIPACLPITTDYFPDKRSLQNDYVVSDYNLLPDDVNTDFAQQRAIYKKPLTTAEVFKELVSQRLAQGFQLIILPQNNRNQSNTPGSNAIPAISSVMRGRQTESEPKEEYLLSIGRIFHKISLFDNCITVTRYRPRHPYPPFNIHYLYRFHAPHHDTYEVSWVSFTTEKLENYNWNYLDHYICTRGHTDFALVEALKYWRFRVFLLPLHNSATRKFLEGSTRCDIYTPLTTSEQVSFMDGFLRFIELWPNKIRRPNPSKNWNPSTLGGVPQRDPASHLTRRRHSTSLIFLTNQTSLVGNSPFRERLGSNRLPEKPRPRSGSKVMDRGRVSPASEAVLPLALEQQQDHFDSNEDNANMELTKLKNTAPNNEILEAMKHPQTGVGFLTHHPSLPSQTFVSADAVQWLNNHIEGGVTVEGAINIMNGMIQDKLICHASGDFSKPFILGFYLYHIVQDKENQRGDYFSPLGDLQSFENEWVEVEIKAPKGWCEPTSSGTFSSVSSPMTIPSCDTIDESNVPSFLKDDLDLINCEDDRDWQAPSYKHTHLDIDINNRSDRIEWGHLRYQSIYKVDHSYELVVQWVASSGSIVADLIFVWQRKAQMCGIQMVPIPSDLLALPFTLKSDPLRGPIFIPLNTECLATNKQHLFEEFQEETHAQRLHLLQEAIVQRFGFVPCLIESTENGHQYVHMTGNAFILIPSTANTKSRPRSATNIVRRNTGQKGYPIHSEQPSPHEAYITRHVSGKNKDDYAKDKRIGFLWSWNHMVSRKWKSSSTLAGDELFQKKLIQDFRHFCSNGDNRLVQFWESCWEVKEKSCMKTT from the exons ATGAAGCTTTTCAAGTTAATAGTACATCAGAAAACTTTTAGCGAAgaggatttaataattaatcCAAAGGATCACCCTGGTATAAAGACTGGAGATGTTGTTGAAATTTATCACCCAGAAGTTGAATTTAGTCGACTTCTTCTTCAAGTCACGTCCTTCAAGGAGGATTTACAAGGACGTGAAACTATTAGTGTGGAAAACAATGTAGCAACAATGTTCCAATTAAGAACATTTGGAGATGTTTATATGAACGTTGTAAATCCAGATGATGTTGCTTTGGATTCTGTCGAACTTACTTTTAAAGATCAATATTTGGGCCGTAGTGAAATGTGGAGACTCAAAAATAGCTTG GTTAATACTTGTGTATATATgaacaaaaaaattgaattttgtgGAGGCAGTATAAGATGTCAAGTCTATGAAATGTGGTCACAGGGTGACAGAGTTGCTTGTGGTGTTATAACTAATGACACAAAG GTTGTATTTCGTTCTTCGACGAGCATGGTGTACCTTTTTATTCAAATGAGTTCTgaaatgtgggattttgacATTCATGgtgatttatattttgaaaaagctGTCAATGGATTTTTAGCTGACTTGTTTCAAAAATGGAAAAAGAATGGTAGCAATCATGAagtaacaatagttttattCTCAAGAACATTTCATAATGCCACTAGTTTGGATGAATTTCCAAACCATATGCGTGAATGTTTACAACATGACTATAGGGGAAGATTTTATGAAGATTTCTACAGAGTAGTAGTACAAAatgaaagatttgaagattggagTAATGTGTTGGTACAATTACGAAAGCTCTTCACTGattatcaaaaaattgtatTGGAATATCATCAAAAACCAGGTATTACTATACCAAAAGCAGTGAATTCAACAGCTGCACAAGGCAACTTTTTAGAAGTTTTAAATATGTCTTTAAAtg TTTTTGAGAAGCATTATTTAGATCGTAGTTTTGATAGAACTGGTCAATTATCAGTGGTAATTACACCTGGTGTAGGTGTATTTGAAGTTGATAGAGAATTAACAAATGTAACAAAACAAAGAATCATTGATAATGGTGTTGGTAGTGATTTAGTGTGTGTTGGAGAACAGCCATTACATGCAGTTCCTTTATTAAAG TTTCATAACAAAGATACATCTATAAATGCACCTGATGATTATAGTATGCCACATTGGATAAATCTTAGTTTTTATTCAACAAACAAAAAGATTCCTTATTCAACGTTTATACCTCGTATAAAACTTCCTCAGAGAGTATCCAAACAACCAgtagaaaatggaaaattacaatgtaaaaataaactTTTACAAGAAGATCCAAGAGAATGCTTACATAATACCTTGTTTGATTATGATGCATATGATGCACAAGTTTTTCAGCTACCTTCAGTCCACACCTCAAg tagtTTGCAACGGGTTACAACAAGAACCAAAAAGACGAGTGTTGCAAGTATGGAGACATACAATACTGCACACATATTAAAACTAAAAAGAAAGATGTCAGATCCTGACATTCATCATCCACCACCTGAATCACATTCACCTCCAGCTACTACCAGAAGTGCAGCAATTTCTATACCTCATAGAACAGATGATATTGTCACCAGTGAGTCTAATGGAGAAATCAATG AGTCAAGGACGTCAGTGAAAAGCGATTTAACAGATTCTGAAATATCTCCACCATTTAGACCAGTTGTTGGCAGTGCTGGAAGTCCAACAAATGCAATATCACAACCATCAAGTATTAGACCTAGTAGAGCACTTATCAATCCTTTTGATCCATCCCATGTTACAATTAAACTTACTAGTAATAGACGAAGATGGACACATATTTTTCCCAAAG GTCCAACAGGTGTGCTTATACAGCAGCATCATTATCAAGCTGTGCCAACACAAATGTGTTCAGGGTCACATTCTGATGCTACTTCCACTTTAAGTGGATCTCCCATGGAACATAATGATATTTCTAATTCAAATCAGTTTCAAGATC ATACAAAAGGTAAATCCCAGCGGTTAAATCTTTCACTATCAAGTGGCGATAAGAGTGGACATCCAGTGTCTTCTACCGGAAATAAATCATTGACACTATTGTGGGGTGCTACTGGTGAACAAGAATGGACACCAGCACTTACAACAG CAATCATAG GTGTAGATTGGAAGTCCTTGACCATTCCGGCATGTTTGCCAATTACCACAGATTATTTCCCAGATAAAAGGAGTCTCCAAAACGATTATGTTGTATCAGATTATAATCTTCTGCCTGATGATGTTAACACTGATTTTGCACAACAACGGGCTATCTATAAAAAGCCTTTAACAACTGCAGAAGTATTTAAAGAGCTTGTCTCACAACGATTAGCACAG GGTTTTCAATTAATTATCCTGCCACAAAATAATAGAAATCAAAGCAATACACCAGGTAGCAATGCTATTCCAGCAATAAGTTCTGTCATGCGTGGCAGGCAAACAGAATCAGAACCTAAAGAAGAATATCTATTAAGCATTGGTaggatatttcataaaatatcttTGTTTGATAACTGTATAACAGTTACTAGATATCGACCAag ACATCCTTATCCtccatttaatattcattaccTGTATCGATTTCATGCACCACATCATGACACATATGAAGTTTCTTGGGTGTCTTTTACAAcagaaaagcttgaaaattataattggaaTTATTTAGATCATTATATTTGCACTAGAGGTCATACTGATTTTGCTTTGGTAGAG GCACTTAAATATTGGAGATTTCGAGTTTTTCTACTACCCTTACACAATTCAGCAACTCGAAAGTTTTTAGAGGGATCAACAAGATGTGACATATACACACCTCTCACTACTTCCGAACAAGTTTCCTTCATGGACGGGTTTCTACGATTTATCGAATTGTGGCCGAATAAAATACGACGTCCGAATCCGAGCAAAAATTGG AATCCTTCGACTCTAGGTGGTGTACCACAGAGAGATCCCGCCTCTCACTTGACCAGACGCAGGCACAGCACGAGCCTGATTTTCCTCACTAACCAG ACCAGTCTAGTTGGCAATTCTCCCTTCAGGGAGCGACTTGGAAGCAATCGCCTACCAGAGAAACCCAGACCAAG GTCAGGTTCTAAAGTGATGGACAGAGGTAGGGTCTCACCAGCTAGTGAAGCTGTGTTACCACTCGCACTTGAGCAGCAACAAGATCATTTTGATTCTAACGAAGACAA TGCAAATATGGAActgacaaaattgaaaaacactGCACCAAATAATGAGATTCTAGAGGCTATGAAACATCCACAGACTGGTGTAGGGTTCCTTACACACCATCCATCTCTACCAAGTCAGACATTTGTCAGTGCAGATGCTGTGCAATGGTTAAATAATCATATAGAGGGCGGAGTAACTGTAGAAGGTGCTATTAACATCATGAAT GGTATGATACAAGACAAATTAATATGCCATGCATCAGGTGATTTTTCCAAACCgtttattttaggattttatttatatcacaTAGTGCAAGATAAAGAGAACCAAAGAG GAGATTACTTTTCGCCTCTGGGCGATTTACAAAGCTTTGAGAATGAATGGGTGGAAGTCGAAATCAAGGCACCAAAAGGGTGGTGTGAGCCTACTTCATCAGGAACGTTTTCGTCGGTGTCTTCGCCTATGACTATACCTAGCTGTGACACTATTGACGAATCAAATGTACCATCATTTCTTAAGGATGATCTAGACTTAATAAATTGTGAGGATGACAGGGACTGGCAAG ctccatcatataagcatactcaTTTAGACATCGACATAAATAATAGAAGCGACAGAATTGAGTGGGGTCATTTAAGGTACCAATCTATATACAAAGTGGATCATTCATATGAACTTGTAGTGCAATGGGTAGCATCCTCTGGTAGCATAGTTGCTGATCTC atATTCGTATGGCAACGCAAAGCTCAAATGTGTGGAATTCAAATGGTACCCATTCCCAGCGACCTATTAGCACTACCGTTCACTTTGAAGAGCGATCCTCTAAGAGGACCTATTTTTATACCATTAAACACGGAATGTCTGGCTACGAACAAACAGCATCTTTTTGAAG AATTCCAAGAAGAAACTCACGCACAAAGACTTCACCTACTTCAAGAAGCAATCGTACAACGATTTGGATTTGTTCCTTGTTTAATAGAAAGTACAGAGAACGGTCATCAGTACGTTCACATGACTGGCAATGCATTTATACTCATTCCTTCTACTGCTAACACAAAATCACGTCCACGAAGTGCTACCAATATTGTAAGACGGAATACAGGACAGAAGGGATATCCAATTCATTCTGAACAGCCTAGTCCTCATGAAGCTTATATTACTAGGCATGTTAGCGGAAAAAATAAAGATGATTACGCTAAAGATAAAAGG ATTGGATTTCTTTGGTCATGGAATCATATGGTCAGTCGGAAATGGAAATCATCATCGACCTTGGCTGGTGATGAATTATTTCAGAAAAAACTTATTCAAGATTTTAGACACTTCTGCTCGAACGGGGATAATAGATTGGTACAATTTTGGGAATCTTGTTGGGAAGTAAAAGAAAAATCATGCATGAAAACAACATAA